The following proteins come from a genomic window of Malus domestica chromosome 02, GDT2T_hap1:
- the LOC103418060 gene encoding uncharacterized protein, with product MASKLRQLQSKASQATQLVSKYGSTYYKQLLEENKQYIQHPPTVEKCNELSKQLLYTRLASIPGRTESFWKEVDYVKHLWKNRKEVKVEDAGIAALFGLECFAWFCAGEIVGRGFTFTGYYV from the exons ATGGCATCGAAGTTGCGTCAGTTGCAATCTAAGGCTAGTCAAGCAACACAATTGGTGTCCAAGTATGGAAGTACCTACTACAAGCAGTTGTTAGAGGAGAATAAGCAGTACATTCAACACCCACCAACCGTGGAGAAGTGCAATGAGTTGTCCAAGCAATTGCTTTACACTCGACTTGCTAG TATTCCTGGTCGTACTGAGTCATTCTGGAAGGAAGTTGATTACGTCAAGCATTTGTGGAAGAACAGGAAGGAGGTGAAGGTTGAAGATGCTGGAATTGCTGCTTTGTTTGGGCTGGAGTGCTTTGCATGGTTTTGTGCAGGTGAGATCGTGGGAAGGGGATTTACTTTCACCGGCTACTATGTCTAA